The DNA window TCCATAGGAATAAAATTTCCTGTAGGAATATTTTCTGCATCTAATTCTAAGAATTTTTCAGCGTTGATTTGTAATTTTTGATCAAGGGTATTTCCTGAAATTCCATCAAGGTTAAAATAAGCGTGATTGGTAAGGTTTAGAAGCGTGTCTTCTGTAGTAGTTGCTTTATATTTTATATTTAATTCGTTTTCGTCTGTTAAAGTATAGGCTACTTCTATGGTAACATCTCCAGGATAAAATTCGTTGGCTTTACTTACATAAGAGAAGGTAAGTGTATTGGTTTCTTCGTTGTAGTTTTCAAAATTCCAAGCGACGTTACTTAATTGGTATTTTCCGCCGTGTAAATGGTGTTTCCCGTGATTTTGGTCTAATTGAATGGTTTTTCCGTTCAGTTGAAATTGAGCGTTTTTAATTCTTCCTGCAAATCTTCCTACCACTGCATTAAAATATGGAGAAGCTCCCATTTCGAATGCTTTAATATATTCATCAATCGAATGAAATCCTAAAACCACGTCTATTTTACCATTTTTGGTAGGAACGTAGAGCGAAAGTAGTGTTGCACCATAATTAGTGAGGTATGCTTCTACACCATTTTTATTGGTAATTTTGTATAGTGATATATTATTTTTGACTGGTGTAATAATTACATTATTTTTAGAATGCATAGATATTTTTAAGATTTCAAAATTAAGTATTAGTTTGATTAAATTCTTTTTTTTGGTGAAAAATCATAATGATTTATGACAAAAATGTTAAAACTTATTTTTGTACCTTTGCAAAAATTTATTATTTATGAGCAGAGAAAGAAATTCAGGGAAAAGTAACAATAGAAATTCTGAGAGGAGACCTTCCTCACCTAAAAGCTCAAAACCTTCATTTGATAAACCAAAGAGAACCAGAGGAACTGACACTCCAAAAAGAGGTGGCGAGAAAACTTTTGATTCTAGAGAAAAATATGTAAAAGGTGATTTGAAATTAAGCAAAAAGCCTTTCAAAAAATTCGAAAAAGACGAAGACAAAGCAAAATCTTTCGTTCAAAAAAGACGTCTAGAAAAACTAGCGAAATCTGAGAACAAAGAAACCATTCGTTTAAATAAATACATTGCCAATTCTGGAATTTGTAGCAGAAGAGAAGCAGATGAATTAATTACTCAAGGTTTGGTAGAAGTTAATGGTAAAGTAATCACAGAATTAGGTTACCAAGTACAGAAAACAGATAGAGTAGTTTTTGACGGACAAGGAATTACACCAGAAAAACCAGTGTATGTTTTGTTAAATAAACCAAAAGGTTATATTTCTACAACCAAGGACGAAAAAATGCGCAAAACCGTAATGGATTTAGTGGCAAATGCTTCGCCATATCGTTTATTCCCTGTTGGTAGATTAGACAGAAGTACTACTGGAGTTATTCTATTGACGAATGATGGACACATGACTAAAAAATTGACGCATCCATCATTTAACATGAAAAAAATCTATCACGTAACGCTTGATAGAAAAATCTCTAAGGAAGATATGCAAGCTATTGCAGACGGAATTAGATTAGAGGAAGGGGTAGCAGAAGTAGATGCGATTTCTTACATCGATGGAAAACCTAAAAATGAGGTGGGAATAGAAATCCACATTGGTTGGAATAGAGTGGTTCGTAGAATTTTTCAGAAAATGGGCTACGAAGTAGAAGCGCTAGACAGAGTAATGTTTGCGGGACTTACCAAGAAAAATGTAAAACGAGGCTACTGGCGAATTCTTACAGATTTAGAAGTCAACAACCTGAAAATGTTGTAAGAAAATAAAGAAATTATAGAGCGTTTTATAACGCTCTTTTTTATTTTTTTGCGTTAAAAAAGTGAGAAAATCTTTACACAATCTTTCAGACGTAAACGAAATTATCAATAGAATACATCTTCTACATGAGAATTCTCCTAGAAAATGGGGAAGCATGACTGTTTCTCAAATGATGGTGCATTGTGCTAAAATTCTAGAAGTTCCCAATAAAAATTTACAACTGAGACATCCCCATTTTTTGATTCGGCTTATTGGTGTAGCAACCAAGTATGAACTCAGAATTTTCAATAACGGAATTCCTCATAATATGCCCACTTTCAAAGAAGTGATAGTGAACGAAACCTGTGATTTTTTAGAAAGTAAAAGATATTTATTGGCAACTTTAGATGAATATGTTTGGAATGCATCACAAAATAATTTACCCAAAACTCACCAATTATTCGGGAAAATGACGAAATTTGACTGGGGATTTTTAGAGTATAAACATCTTCATCATCATTTAAAACAATTTAATGTATGAGTATTTTTAACAATATATTTGGCGGAAATTCTAATGGCTCTTCTCTGAAAGAGTTTTGGAACGAAATACAGTCTTCAGAAGATTTAGAAGCCGCAGTAGAAGCATCAAAACTAGGAAAAGTAGTG is part of the Cloacibacterium normanense genome and encodes:
- a CDS encoding DUF1569 domain-containing protein; the encoded protein is MRKSLHNLSDVNEIINRIHLLHENSPRKWGSMTVSQMMVHCAKILEVPNKNLQLRHPHFLIRLIGVATKYELRIFNNGIPHNMPTFKEVIVNETCDFLESKRYLLATLDEYVWNASQNNLPKTHQLFGKMTKFDWGFLEYKHLHHHLKQFNV
- a CDS encoding aldose epimerase family protein, coding for MHSKNNVIITPVKNNISLYKITNKNGVEAYLTNYGATLLSLYVPTKNGKIDVVLGFHSIDEYIKAFEMGASPYFNAVVGRFAGRIKNAQFQLNGKTIQLDQNHGKHHLHGGKYQLSNVAWNFENYNEETNTLTFSYVSKANEFYPGDVTIEVAYTLTDENELNIKYKATTTEDTLLNLTNHAYFNLDGISGNTLDQKLQINAEKFLELDAENIPTGNFIPMENHAFDFRSSKNVVAGIDHCFVLKNNTEPAAILESVKNGVTMKVYTDQPAVQIYVGGKTSDELQNKESVKYHTESGICFETQVFPDAPNHEDFPNAILRKGETYQQNTTFQFIIS
- a CDS encoding pseudouridine synthase; the encoded protein is MSRERNSGKSNNRNSERRPSSPKSSKPSFDKPKRTRGTDTPKRGGEKTFDSREKYVKGDLKLSKKPFKKFEKDEDKAKSFVQKRRLEKLAKSENKETIRLNKYIANSGICSRREADELITQGLVEVNGKVITELGYQVQKTDRVVFDGQGITPEKPVYVLLNKPKGYISTTKDEKMRKTVMDLVANASPYRLFPVGRLDRSTTGVILLTNDGHMTKKLTHPSFNMKKIYHVTLDRKISKEDMQAIADGIRLEEGVAEVDAISYIDGKPKNEVGIEIHIGWNRVVRRIFQKMGYEVEALDRVMFAGLTKKNVKRGYWRILTDLEVNNLKML